A part of Brassica rapa cultivar Chiifu-401-42 chromosome A05, CAAS_Brap_v3.01, whole genome shotgun sequence genomic DNA contains:
- the LOC103868850 gene encoding type I inositol polyphosphate 5-phosphatase 1 isoform X1: protein MAVVGSRSRRAEMNWATICCSAFSCLQLYWARLVIRKWFNVSSFDSDYSADTDDDRLSLSGSQDFDPRSSGATNDDDCPKLRRRNSETFRVQYIDTQAVRICAGTWNVGGTVPPADLDIDGWLDTLEPADIYVLGLQEIVPLNAGNIFGIEDDQPASEWENIIRDALNRVRPRNPKSLSHSDPPSPSMFKVSHDMFLETRHGACDTFFSCERPILSEDSLTNIEVLDSTNDNASPSMQITSDSQREERFSYNERVGLSWPEPPLKLLNQYVLERRGGAFKSLNLSIMNLRKPAYVRIVSKQMVGVFLTVWVRRSLRKHISNLSVSNVGVGIMGYIGNKGSVSVSMSIYQTPFCFLCSHLSSGEKDTDHQKRNDDVREIHRRTLFHPHSSSASVLPRSIRDHERVIWLGDLNYRINLSYEKTHELIARKEWQRLLENDQLSNEMRKGNVFEGWSEGVLCFPPTYKYEIDSENYIGDDPESGKRRPAWCDRVIWKGKGMKLLSYRRNEIKLSDHRPVTATFLAEVEVLSLWKLQRALAITYAEIQSQ from the exons ATGGCGGTAGTAGGATCACGGTCGCGGCGAGCAGAG ATGAATTGGGCTACGATATGCTGCTCAGCCTTCTCCTGTCTCCAGCTCTACTGGGCACGTCTTGTCATCCGCAAATGGTTCAACGTTTCTTCCTTTGATTCCGATTATAGCGCCGATACTGACGACGACAGACTCTCCCTTTCCGGCAGCCAAG ATTTTGATCCACGTAGCTCTGGTGCCACCAATGATGATG ATTGTCCTAAACTTAGAAGACGCAATTCAGAAACTTTCAGGGTTCAGTATATTGACACACAAGCAGTCAg AATCTGTGCCGGGACATGGAATGTTGGAGGCACAGTTCCACCTGCTGACTTGGATATCGATGGTTGGCTTGACACTCTTGAACCTGCCGATATTTATGTTCTTgg TCTTCAGGAAATCGTTCCCTTAAATGCTGGAAACATTTTTGGTATTGAGGATGACCAGCCTGCTTCTGAATGGGAGAACATCATACGTGATGCTTTAAACCGAGTTCGACCTAGAAATCCCAAGTCTCTTAGTCACAGTGATCCTCCCTCTCCCTCAATGTTTAAGGTTTCTCACGATATGTTTCTTGAGACAAGACATGGTGCTTGTGATACATTTTTCTCTTGTGAAAGACCAATCCTAAGTGAAGATTCACTTACTAACATAGAAGTTTTGGATTCCACCAATGACAACGCATCACCATCAATGCAAATTACTAGTGATTCCCAAAGGGAAGAAAGGTTTAGTTACAATGAAAGAGTTGGTCTGAGCTGGCCAGAACCTCCCTTAAAGCTGCTCAATCAATATGTCTTGGAAAGACGTGGTGGTGCCTTCAAGTCACTGAATCTGAGTATCATGAATCTGAGAAAACCAGCGTATGTAAGGATCGTGAGCAAACAGATGGTGGGAGTGTTTCTCACCGTCTGGGTTCGGAGGAGCTTGCGCAAGCACATAAGTAACCTTAGTGTGTCCAATGTCGGTGTTGGTATTATGGGATACATTGGTAACAAG GGATCTGTATCTGTGAGCATGTCAATCTATCAAACACCGTTTTGTTTCCTGTGCTCACATCTGTCATCAGGGGAAAAGGATACAGATCACCAGAAAAGAAACGATGATGTACGTGAAATTCACAGAAGAACGCTGTTTCATCCCCATTCTTCAAGTGCCAGTGTTCTTCCAAGAAGCATCCGTGATCATGA AAGAGTAATCTGGCTGGGAGATCTTAACTATCGGATTAACTTGTCGTATGAGAAGACACACGAGCTTATTGCAAGAAAGGAATGGCAGAGGTTGCTTGAGAATGACCAG CTTTCAAACGAAATGAGGAAAGGCAACGTATTCGAGGGATGGTCGGAGGGGGTTTTATGTTTTCCACCGACATACAAATACGAAATTGACTCAGAAAACTACATCGGAGATGACCCGGAATCAGGAAAACGTAGACCGGCCTG GTGTGACCGCGTCATTTGGAAAGGGAAGGGAATGAAGCTTCTTAGTTACAGAAGGAATGAGATTAAGCTATCGGATCACCGGCCTGTCACAGCCACGTTCTTGGCCGAGGTTGAGGTTTTGTCTCTATGGAAACTTCAGCGTGCGCTTGCAATCACTTATGCCGAGATCCAAAGCCAATGA
- the LOC103868850 gene encoding type I inositol polyphosphate 5-phosphatase 1 isoform X2, with translation MMMIVLNLEDAIQKLSGFSILTHKQSARICAGTWNVGGTVPPADLDIDGWLDTLEPADIYVLGLQEIVPLNAGNIFGIEDDQPASEWENIIRDALNRVRPRNPKSLSHSDPPSPSMFKVSHDMFLETRHGACDTFFSCERPILSEDSLTNIEVLDSTNDNASPSMQITSDSQREERFSYNERVGLSWPEPPLKLLNQYVLERRGGAFKSLNLSIMNLRKPAYVRIVSKQMVGVFLTVWVRRSLRKHISNLSVSNVGVGIMGYIGNKGSVSVSMSIYQTPFCFLCSHLSSGEKDTDHQKRNDDVREIHRRTLFHPHSSSASVLPRSIRDHERVIWLGDLNYRINLSYEKTHELIARKEWQRLLENDQLSNEMRKGNVFEGWSEGVLCFPPTYKYEIDSENYIGDDPESGKRRPAWCDRVIWKGKGMKLLSYRRNEIKLSDHRPVTATFLAEVEVLSLWKLQRALAITYAEIQSQ, from the exons ATGATGATG ATTGTCCTAAACTTAGAAGACGCAATTCAGAAACTTTCAGGGTTCAGTATATTGACACACAAGCAGTCAg CCAGAATCTGTGCCGGGACATGGAATGTTGGAGGCACAGTTCCACCTGCTGACTTGGATATCGATGGTTGGCTTGACACTCTTGAACCTGCCGATATTTATGTTCTTgg TCTTCAGGAAATCGTTCCCTTAAATGCTGGAAACATTTTTGGTATTGAGGATGACCAGCCTGCTTCTGAATGGGAGAACATCATACGTGATGCTTTAAACCGAGTTCGACCTAGAAATCCCAAGTCTCTTAGTCACAGTGATCCTCCCTCTCCCTCAATGTTTAAGGTTTCTCACGATATGTTTCTTGAGACAAGACATGGTGCTTGTGATACATTTTTCTCTTGTGAAAGACCAATCCTAAGTGAAGATTCACTTACTAACATAGAAGTTTTGGATTCCACCAATGACAACGCATCACCATCAATGCAAATTACTAGTGATTCCCAAAGGGAAGAAAGGTTTAGTTACAATGAAAGAGTTGGTCTGAGCTGGCCAGAACCTCCCTTAAAGCTGCTCAATCAATATGTCTTGGAAAGACGTGGTGGTGCCTTCAAGTCACTGAATCTGAGTATCATGAATCTGAGAAAACCAGCGTATGTAAGGATCGTGAGCAAACAGATGGTGGGAGTGTTTCTCACCGTCTGGGTTCGGAGGAGCTTGCGCAAGCACATAAGTAACCTTAGTGTGTCCAATGTCGGTGTTGGTATTATGGGATACATTGGTAACAAG GGATCTGTATCTGTGAGCATGTCAATCTATCAAACACCGTTTTGTTTCCTGTGCTCACATCTGTCATCAGGGGAAAAGGATACAGATCACCAGAAAAGAAACGATGATGTACGTGAAATTCACAGAAGAACGCTGTTTCATCCCCATTCTTCAAGTGCCAGTGTTCTTCCAAGAAGCATCCGTGATCATGA AAGAGTAATCTGGCTGGGAGATCTTAACTATCGGATTAACTTGTCGTATGAGAAGACACACGAGCTTATTGCAAGAAAGGAATGGCAGAGGTTGCTTGAGAATGACCAG CTTTCAAACGAAATGAGGAAAGGCAACGTATTCGAGGGATGGTCGGAGGGGGTTTTATGTTTTCCACCGACATACAAATACGAAATTGACTCAGAAAACTACATCGGAGATGACCCGGAATCAGGAAAACGTAGACCGGCCTG GTGTGACCGCGTCATTTGGAAAGGGAAGGGAATGAAGCTTCTTAGTTACAGAAGGAATGAGATTAAGCTATCGGATCACCGGCCTGTCACAGCCACGTTCTTGGCCGAGGTTGAGGTTTTGTCTCTATGGAAACTTCAGCGTGCGCTTGCAATCACTTATGCCGAGATCCAAAGCCAATGA